The following proteins are co-located in the Triticum aestivum cultivar Chinese Spring chromosome 1A, IWGSC CS RefSeq v2.1, whole genome shotgun sequence genome:
- the LOC123183831 gene encoding 50S ribosomal protein L28, chloroplastic, translating into MASISMMCSYTVSVSMPAAARAPLRRANASLGFATSQLAGLSLGLTSTATAVSLPTKNTIVARRICPFLEKKTNRANKVSFSNHKTKKQQFVNLQYKKLWWEAGKRYVKLRLSTKALKTIEKHGLDAVAKKAGIDLNKK; encoded by the exons ATGGCGTCCATCTCCATGATGTGCTCCTACACCGTCTCCGTCTCCATGCCCGCCGCCGCCAGGGCTCCGCTCCGCCgcgccaacgcctcgctcgggttcgccACCTCGCAGCTCGCCGGCCTCAGCCTCGGCCTCACCTCCACGGCCACCGCGGTCTCCCTCCCCACCAAGAACACCATCGTCGCGC GCCGGATCTGCcccttcttggagaagaagacgaACCGGGCCAACAAGGTGTCCTTCTCCAACCACAAGACCAAGAAGCAGCAATTTGTGAACCTGCAGTACAAGAAGCTGTGGTGGGAGGCCGGCAAGCGCTACGTCAAGCTCCGCCTCTCCACCAAGGCCCTCAAGACCATCGAGAAGCACGGCCTCGACGCCGTCGCCAAGAAGGCAGGGATCGACCTCAACAAGAAATGA
- the LOC123183847 gene encoding peroxisomal membrane protein PEX14 isoform X2, protein MDSNQPSQPPAPAPQAADAAGAGEKQLAFEAPPQPVREEYVQNAVKFLSHPKVRGSAVVYRRSFLQNKGLTNDEIDEAFRRVPDPPPTTASPPTQTQSPVPAAAPQAYAQPAAGPIVVAAPQPRLTWYRAFIAAGLLLGFGASAAVFVKKLLLPRLKSWIRRVVAEGHEATELKAKIDEETREAVKASATAVSAIAQTNQELLASKDEEKKILVTLTQALDSQAKVLKSLSESLSHSRDSVNITREDRFSHYRPLEEHAPSATRNGPVNTPWRPPQQPNMYGAPNSDFGSGRPSFAPAPTEPTSGSYSRSYVETVQRGDNRSSGTKTQQALEMLQHAEQKLAYRSNAYLSEDGSYSQAQDNYAPSYHQNGKAPDFHAEEPRPLAYSSGVVERPPPQRQWVPPQPPGVAMPEAAAAIRQQKSLTKQPSSDTSEAAGEVQVNGAASSPSVAAAEVPVNGSAASDAGRSEIEEQAEAAA, encoded by the exons ATGGACTCCAATCAGCCGTCgcagccgccggcgccggcgccgcaaG CAGCAGatgccgccggcgccggcgagaaGCAGCTGGCTTTCGAGGCGCCGCCGCAGCCGGTGAGGGAGGAGTACGTGCAGAACGCCGTCAAGTTCCTGTCCCACCCCAAGGTCAGGGGCTCCGCCGTCGTCTACCGCCGCTCCTTCCTCCAGAACAAGGGCCTCACCAACGACGAGATCGACGAGGCCTTCCGACGAGTCCCC GACCCGCCGCCCACCACCGCGTCCCCTCCCACCCAGACCCAGTCCCCTGTCCCAGCCGCCGCCCCGCAAGCTTACGCGCAGCCAGCGGCAGGGCCCATCGTCGTCGCCGCGCCGCAGCCCAGGCTCACCTGGTACCGCGCCTTCATCGCCGCCGGGCTGCTGCTCGGCTTCGGAGCCAGCGCCGCAGTCTTTGTCAAG AAGCTGCTCCTTCCCAGGCTCAAGTCATGGATCCGCAGGGTCGTCGCCGAGGGCCATGAGGCGACCGAGCTCAAGGCCAAGATCGACGAGGAGACCAGGGAGGCCGTCAAGGCCTCCGCGACGGCCGTTTCCGCCATCGCTCAGACCAACCAGGAGTTGCTCGCTTCCAAGGACGAAG AAAAGAAGATACTTGTGACTTTGACGCAAGCCCTGGATTCCCAAGCAAAGGTGTTGAAATCATTGAGTGAGTCGTTGAGCCATAGCAGGGACTCCGTAAATATTACAAGGGAGGATAGGTTTTCGCACTACCGCCCACTGGAAGAGCATGCCCCCTCCGCCACAAGGAATG GGCCTGTTAACACTCCATGGAGACCTCCTCAG CAACCTAATATGTATGGTGCCCCAAACAGTGACTTCGGCTCAG GGAGGCCTTCGTTTGCGCCAGCACCTACTGAACCTACCTCCGGGTCATATTCAAGATCTTATGTCGAG ACGGTGCAGCGAGGGGATAATAGATCTTCTGGGACCAAG ACGCAGCAGGCATTGGAGATGCTGCAACACGCAGAACAAAAGCTTGCTTATAGATCCAACGCCTACTTGAGCGAGGATGGATCATACTCCCAAGCTCAGGACAACTATGCCCCCTCGTACCACCAGAACGGGAAGGCCCCTGATTTCCATGCAGAGGAGCCGAGGCCGCTGGCGTACAGCAGCGGTGTTGTGGAAAGGCCGCCGCCTCAGCGTCAATGGGTCCCCCCTCAGCCTCCAGGTGTCGCCATGCCAGAAGCGGCGGCTGCTATTCGTCAACAGAAGTCTCTTACGAAGCAACCGTCTAGCGACACGTCCGAGGCTGCTGGTGAGGTGCAGGTGAACGGTGCCGCGAGCTCGCCTTCCGTCGCCGCCGCTGAAGTGCCGGTTAATGGGAGTGCCGCAAGTGATGCTGGACGCAGCGAGATCGAAGAGCAGGCGGAAGCTGCTGCTTAG
- the LOC123183847 gene encoding peroxisomal membrane protein PEX14 isoform X1, which translates to MDSNQPSQPPAPAPQAADAAGAGEKQLAFEAPPQPVREEYVQNAVKFLSHPKVRGSAVVYRRSFLQNKGLTNDEIDEAFRRVPDPPPTTASPPTQTQSPVPAAAPQAYAQPAAGPIVVAAPQPRLTWYRAFIAAGLLLGFGASAAVFVKKLLLPRLKSWIRRVVAEGHEATELKAKIDEETREAVKASATAVSAIAQTNQELLASKDEEKKILVTLTQALDSQAKVLKSLSESLSHSRDSVNITREDRFSHYRPLEEHAPSATRNGPVNTPWRPPQQPNMYGAPNSDFGSGRPSFAPAPTEPTSGSYSRSYVEQTVQRGDNRSSGTKTQQALEMLQHAEQKLAYRSNAYLSEDGSYSQAQDNYAPSYHQNGKAPDFHAEEPRPLAYSSGVVERPPPQRQWVPPQPPGVAMPEAAAAIRQQKSLTKQPSSDTSEAAGEVQVNGAASSPSVAAAEVPVNGSAASDAGRSEIEEQAEAAA; encoded by the exons ATGGACTCCAATCAGCCGTCgcagccgccggcgccggcgccgcaaG CAGCAGatgccgccggcgccggcgagaaGCAGCTGGCTTTCGAGGCGCCGCCGCAGCCGGTGAGGGAGGAGTACGTGCAGAACGCCGTCAAGTTCCTGTCCCACCCCAAGGTCAGGGGCTCCGCCGTCGTCTACCGCCGCTCCTTCCTCCAGAACAAGGGCCTCACCAACGACGAGATCGACGAGGCCTTCCGACGAGTCCCC GACCCGCCGCCCACCACCGCGTCCCCTCCCACCCAGACCCAGTCCCCTGTCCCAGCCGCCGCCCCGCAAGCTTACGCGCAGCCAGCGGCAGGGCCCATCGTCGTCGCCGCGCCGCAGCCCAGGCTCACCTGGTACCGCGCCTTCATCGCCGCCGGGCTGCTGCTCGGCTTCGGAGCCAGCGCCGCAGTCTTTGTCAAG AAGCTGCTCCTTCCCAGGCTCAAGTCATGGATCCGCAGGGTCGTCGCCGAGGGCCATGAGGCGACCGAGCTCAAGGCCAAGATCGACGAGGAGACCAGGGAGGCCGTCAAGGCCTCCGCGACGGCCGTTTCCGCCATCGCTCAGACCAACCAGGAGTTGCTCGCTTCCAAGGACGAAG AAAAGAAGATACTTGTGACTTTGACGCAAGCCCTGGATTCCCAAGCAAAGGTGTTGAAATCATTGAGTGAGTCGTTGAGCCATAGCAGGGACTCCGTAAATATTACAAGGGAGGATAGGTTTTCGCACTACCGCCCACTGGAAGAGCATGCCCCCTCCGCCACAAGGAATG GGCCTGTTAACACTCCATGGAGACCTCCTCAG CAACCTAATATGTATGGTGCCCCAAACAGTGACTTCGGCTCAG GGAGGCCTTCGTTTGCGCCAGCACCTACTGAACCTACCTCCGGGTCATATTCAAGATCTTATGTCGAG CAGACGGTGCAGCGAGGGGATAATAGATCTTCTGGGACCAAG ACGCAGCAGGCATTGGAGATGCTGCAACACGCAGAACAAAAGCTTGCTTATAGATCCAACGCCTACTTGAGCGAGGATGGATCATACTCCCAAGCTCAGGACAACTATGCCCCCTCGTACCACCAGAACGGGAAGGCCCCTGATTTCCATGCAGAGGAGCCGAGGCCGCTGGCGTACAGCAGCGGTGTTGTGGAAAGGCCGCCGCCTCAGCGTCAATGGGTCCCCCCTCAGCCTCCAGGTGTCGCCATGCCAGAAGCGGCGGCTGCTATTCGTCAACAGAAGTCTCTTACGAAGCAACCGTCTAGCGACACGTCCGAGGCTGCTGGTGAGGTGCAGGTGAACGGTGCCGCGAGCTCGCCTTCCGTCGCCGCCGCTGAAGTGCCGGTTAATGGGAGTGCCGCAAGTGATGCTGGACGCAGCGAGATCGAAGAGCAGGCGGAAGCTGCTGCTTAG
- the LOC123183847 gene encoding peroxisomal membrane protein PEX14 isoform X3 has product MDSNQPSQPPAPAPQADAAGAGEKQLAFEAPPQPVREEYVQNAVKFLSHPKVRGSAVVYRRSFLQNKGLTNDEIDEAFRRVPDPPPTTASPPTQTQSPVPAAAPQAYAQPAAGPIVVAAPQPRLTWYRAFIAAGLLLGFGASAAVFVKKLLLPRLKSWIRRVVAEGHEATELKAKIDEETREAVKASATAVSAIAQTNQELLASKDEEKKILVTLTQALDSQAKVLKSLSESLSHSRDSVNITREDRFSHYRPLEEHAPSATRNGPVNTPWRPPQQPNMYGAPNSDFGSGRPSFAPAPTEPTSGSYSRSYVEQTVQRGDNRSSGTKTQQALEMLQHAEQKLAYRSNAYLSEDGSYSQAQDNYAPSYHQNGKAPDFHAEEPRPLAYSSGVVERPPPQRQWVPPQPPGVAMPEAAAAIRQQKSLTKQPSSDTSEAAGEVQVNGAASSPSVAAAEVPVNGSAASDAGRSEIEEQAEAAA; this is encoded by the exons ATGGACTCCAATCAGCCGTCgcagccgccggcgccggcgccgcaaG CAGatgccgccggcgccggcgagaaGCAGCTGGCTTTCGAGGCGCCGCCGCAGCCGGTGAGGGAGGAGTACGTGCAGAACGCCGTCAAGTTCCTGTCCCACCCCAAGGTCAGGGGCTCCGCCGTCGTCTACCGCCGCTCCTTCCTCCAGAACAAGGGCCTCACCAACGACGAGATCGACGAGGCCTTCCGACGAGTCCCC GACCCGCCGCCCACCACCGCGTCCCCTCCCACCCAGACCCAGTCCCCTGTCCCAGCCGCCGCCCCGCAAGCTTACGCGCAGCCAGCGGCAGGGCCCATCGTCGTCGCCGCGCCGCAGCCCAGGCTCACCTGGTACCGCGCCTTCATCGCCGCCGGGCTGCTGCTCGGCTTCGGAGCCAGCGCCGCAGTCTTTGTCAAG AAGCTGCTCCTTCCCAGGCTCAAGTCATGGATCCGCAGGGTCGTCGCCGAGGGCCATGAGGCGACCGAGCTCAAGGCCAAGATCGACGAGGAGACCAGGGAGGCCGTCAAGGCCTCCGCGACGGCCGTTTCCGCCATCGCTCAGACCAACCAGGAGTTGCTCGCTTCCAAGGACGAAG AAAAGAAGATACTTGTGACTTTGACGCAAGCCCTGGATTCCCAAGCAAAGGTGTTGAAATCATTGAGTGAGTCGTTGAGCCATAGCAGGGACTCCGTAAATATTACAAGGGAGGATAGGTTTTCGCACTACCGCCCACTGGAAGAGCATGCCCCCTCCGCCACAAGGAATG GGCCTGTTAACACTCCATGGAGACCTCCTCAG CAACCTAATATGTATGGTGCCCCAAACAGTGACTTCGGCTCAG GGAGGCCTTCGTTTGCGCCAGCACCTACTGAACCTACCTCCGGGTCATATTCAAGATCTTATGTCGAG CAGACGGTGCAGCGAGGGGATAATAGATCTTCTGGGACCAAG ACGCAGCAGGCATTGGAGATGCTGCAACACGCAGAACAAAAGCTTGCTTATAGATCCAACGCCTACTTGAGCGAGGATGGATCATACTCCCAAGCTCAGGACAACTATGCCCCCTCGTACCACCAGAACGGGAAGGCCCCTGATTTCCATGCAGAGGAGCCGAGGCCGCTGGCGTACAGCAGCGGTGTTGTGGAAAGGCCGCCGCCTCAGCGTCAATGGGTCCCCCCTCAGCCTCCAGGTGTCGCCATGCCAGAAGCGGCGGCTGCTATTCGTCAACAGAAGTCTCTTACGAAGCAACCGTCTAGCGACACGTCCGAGGCTGCTGGTGAGGTGCAGGTGAACGGTGCCGCGAGCTCGCCTTCCGTCGCCGCCGCTGAAGTGCCGGTTAATGGGAGTGCCGCAAGTGATGCTGGACGCAGCGAGATCGAAGAGCAGGCGGAAGCTGCTGCTTAG
- the LOC123183883 gene encoding E3 ubiquitin-protein ligase SIS3, whose product MAMRGVDFKWYDGFFLSMLATSVIIVSINWRRYRLCAHPLHIWIVVDYTTVFVFRLLMFLDNGLAAGMGLDLGWQQRYTRFCGRIVVLSVLVLLLYPFLWVWTVIGTLWFNSARSCLPEEGQKWGFLIWLLFSYCGLACIACVAVGKWLNRRHALRLRAQQGIPVSEYGVLVDMIRVPDWAFEAVGLELRGMGQDTAYHPGLYLTAAQREAVEALIQELPKFMLKAVPTDCSECPICLEEFKVGNEVRGLPCAHNFHVECIDQWLRLNVKCPRCRCSVFPNLDLSALNGIRSSSEMLQQDRPSGSSGGEAVVSRYVGPQPGPGQSYLVRLQGLLLRPVVGHHGGDDAEGGRAVVVDGAEVAGGVVVVVEDGHELRDR is encoded by the exons ATGGCGATGCGGGGCGTCGATTTCAAGTG GTACGACGGCTTCTTCCTCTCCATGCTCGCCACCAGCGT AATCATCGTGTCCATCAACTGGAGGAGGTACCGCCTCTGCGCCCACCCGCTCCACATATGGATCGTCGTCGACTACACCACCGTCTTCGTCTTCCGCCTCCTCATGTTCCTCGACAACGGACTCGCAGCAGGGATGGGGCT GGATCTTGGATGGCAACAGAGATATACTCGTTTCTGTGGGAGGATAGTTGTTCTGTCAGTCCTTGTTCTTCTTCTGTACCCCTTCCTGTGGGTTTGGACTGTGATAGGAACATTGTGGTTTAACAGTGCAAGGAGCTGC CTGCCAGAGGAAGGACAAAAATGGGGCTTCCTGATATGGCTGCTTTTCAGTTACTGTGGCCTCGCCTGTATTGCATGCGTGGCTGTTGGAAAG TGGCTAAACCGAAGGCACGCACTCCGCCTGAGGGCACAGCAGGGGATTCCGGTCTCTGAATACGGG GTTTTGGTTGACATGATTCGTGTGCCTGACTGGGCATTTGAGGCGGTCGGCTTGGAACTGAGAGGAATGGGCCAGGACACTGCATACCATCCTGGTCTTTATCTGACAGCAGCCCAG AGAGAAGCTGTGGAGGCTCTTATCCAGGAGCTCCCCAAGTTCATGCTGAAAGCCGTCCCAACAGACTGCAGCGAGTGCCCGATCTGCCTGGAGGAGTTCAAGGTGGGCAACGAGGTGCGGGGGCTCCCCTGCGCGCACAACTTCCACGTGGAGTGCATCGACCAGTGGCTGCGGCTGAACGTCAAGTGCCCGCGCTGCCGCTGCTCCGTGTTCCCCAACCTGGACCTGAGCGCGCTCAACGGCATCCGCTCCAGCAGCGAGATGCTGCAGCAGGACCGCCCCTCAGGGAGCAGCGGTGGAGAGGCGGTGGTGAGCCGGTACGTGGGGCCACAGCCGGGGCCGGGGCAGAGCTACCTGGTGCGGCTGCAGGGCCTGCTGCTCCGGCCCGTGGTGGGGCATCACGGCGGTGATGACGCTGAGGGCGGGCGAGCGGTGGTCGTTGATGGGGCTGAGGTGGcgggcggcgtggtggtggtggttgaagaTGGGCATGAGCTGCGGGATCGCTGA
- the LOC123183899 gene encoding uncharacterized protein, with the protein MADADELSRGLASDAGTNNLFQVMRAVEDAEATIRHQLEENSRLKEELMRKTRELDAIRSEAINQTSTSSLLDQDRAVEPYRDSVGNQTVEDQRLLGTSSSPPGSQGTLPGHQNGPAEQTLHDAVMKQKYLDSDQPGRVSRKPSGEHIAAEAGVRSHFSTPSSRSLSPTRNRREGDYDSRLSLAGQGMEMSSNIIWKQDLLVKVKEHEEEIAHLRRHLADYSVKEAKILNEKHVLEKRIAYMRMAFDQQQQDLVDAASKALSYRQDIIEENIRLTYALQAAHQERSTFVSSLLPILSEYNLQPSVHDAQSIVGNLKVLFTHLQEKLIISEEKLKESQYQITPWRAESSNNTSGPAQSPPPGNALVASSQPSLDIVPQQPYSHVQSPISSPVRARRDWDLLANDNRQVISAEAAATTTEHGNAGRTSPPSSNQTTKDVSAQGTERDPRAVRFNLESEDQNPSFTDLVRSDVSENLEGAETQASQEPPAEWGSEGAPSSASGPDDGNLPYPYLPTVLEEPSTSFSEVAEDGPLPAIDGLRITGEAFPGKELQASGYSINGTTSCNFEWVRHLEDGSVNYIEGAKQPTYLVTADDVDSLLAIEVQPLDDRKRKGEIVKVYANEQKKITCDPEMKELIKKILSAGHVSYEVLLPVRFIDMWEPAVLAIKREGYSIKCNGQRGVVITEKFQQATAINIPYGHPTEFSIQSADGAEYNLKPGENSPSRDSIVLILRLFRMKAVEKSKGRKKGIFFK; encoded by the exons ATGGCCGACGCCGACGAGCTGTCACGGGGGCTGGCCTCGGACGCCGGCACCAACAACCTCTTCCAGGTGATGCGCGCCGTCGAGGACGCCGAGGCCACCATCCGACACCAG CTTGAGGAGAACAGCCGGCTCAAGGAGGAGCTGATGCGCAAGACCCGGGAGCTCGACGCAATC AGGTCCGAGGCTATAAACCAAACCTCTACAAGTAGTCTTCTGGATCAGGACCGGGCCGTCGAGCCCTACAGAGACTCGGTGGGGAATCAGACGGTGGAGGACCAAAGATTGCTTGGCACCTCGTCTTCGCCGCCAGGCTCTCAGGGCACTCTGCCTGGTCACCAGAATGGGCCTGCCGAGCAGACGCTGCACGACGCCGTGATGAAGCAAAAGTACCTGGACAGCGACCAGCCCGGTCGAGTGTCCAGAAAGCCATCGGGGGAGCACATCGCTGCTGAGGCTGGCGTGCGGTCTCACTTCTCTACCCCGTCGTCTCGATCCCTCTCACCCACTAG GAACCGCAGGGAAGGAGACTACGATTCTAGGCTCAGTTTAGCTGGCCAAGGCATGGAGATGAGCTCAAACATCATCTGGAAGCAG GATCTTCTTGTTAAGGTcaaagaacatgaagaagagattGCACATTTAAGAAGACACCTTGCTGACTACTCAGTGAAG GAAGCCAAAATACTTAATGAGAAACATGTTCTGGAAAAGCGCATTGCATATATGCGAATG GCATTTGATCAGCAGCAACAAGATTTGGTTGATGCTGCGTCAAAAGCTTTATCCTATAGACAAGACATCATCGAAGAGAACATCCGTCTGACATACGCATTGCAG GCAGCACATCAAGAGAGATCAACTTTCGTATCTTCTTTGTTGCCTATTCTGTCAGAATATAATCTGCAGCCTTCTGTTCATGATGCTCAATCAATTGTTGGCAATCTCAAG GTTTTGTTTACGCATTTGCAAGAGAAACTCATTATTTCTGAG GAGAAACTGAAGGAATCACAGTACCAGATTACTCCTTGGCGTGCCGAATCTTCAAATAATACAAGTGGTCCTGCGCAGTCACCTCCTCCTGGAAATGCATTGGTTGCTTCT AGCCAACCCAGCCTTGACATTGTGCCCCAGCAACCATATTCTCATGTACAATCTCCAATTTCTTCCCCCGTTCGAGCTAGACGGGATTGGGATTTACTGGCAAATGACAACCGACAGGTCATCTCAGCCGAGGCTGCTGCAACAACTACAGAGCATGGCAATGCTGGAAGGACCTCTCCTCCAAGCAG CAACCAAACTACCAAGGATGTTTCAGCGCAAGGGACTGAGCGTGATCCTCGTGCTGTACGATTTAACCTTGAATCCGAGGATCAAAACCCATCATTCACAGACCTTGTTAGGAGTGATGTATCTGAAAATCTCGAGGGAGCTGAGACCCAAGCTTCACAAGAACCTCCTGCGGAGTGGGGTTCTGAAGGCGCACCTAGCTCGGCATCTGGCCCCGATGATGGAAACTTGCCTTACCCTTATCTTCCTACTGTCCTTGAGGAGCCTAGTACTTCTTTCTCTGAAG TTGCAGAGGATGGCCCACTGCCAGCCATAGATGGGCTAAGAATCACAGGTGAAGCTTTTCCTGGAAAAGAACTTCAAGCAAGTGGGTATTCCATCAACGGGACCACGAGTTGTAATTTTGAG TGGGTACGCCATTTGGAAGATGGATCGGTGAATTACATAGAAG GTGCAAAGCAGCCCACATATTTGGTTACTGCTGATGATGTGGACTCTTTACTAGCCATAGAGGTCCAGCCTCTAGATGACCGGAAAAGAAAG gGGGAGATCGTGAAGGTTTACGCTAATGAGCAGAAAAAGATTACTTGTG ATCCTGAAATGAAGGAGCTCATCAAGAAAATTCTTTCCGCTGGACATGTGTCATATGAAGTTCTACTACCT GTTAGATTTATAGATATGTGGGAACCTGCAGTATTGGCAATAAAGAGGGAAGGCTACAGCATCAAGTGTAATGGACAGCGTGGCGTTGTTATCACAGAGAAATTCCAGCAAGCTACAGCG ATCAATATCCCGTATGGACATCCAACCGAGTTCTCGATCCAGTCTGCGGATGGTGCCGAGTATAATCTCAAGCCTGGAGAGAACTCCCC GTCACGGGATAGCATCGTGCTCATACTGCGGCTCTTCAGAATGAAG GCCGTCGAGAAGAGCAAAGGAAGGAAGAAGGGCATCTTCTTCAAGTAG